The genome window GTTTGCTCATGGCCTGAGATACCCGGTGTTGTGCCCCTCCTTTTGTACCCTACCCCGTGTAATTGTGGCGGTTCTCAGCCCCAGGAACGGCTGACCCTTGGCCATCCATCCTGCTAAGCGCTTGATTTCACGTCGATCTCCCAGCAGTGAATTTCACAGGTTACAGGTTTCCCCATGGGGGGTTGAAAATTCGCTGCCTTTCCAATGGGGCGGGACACCCCTGCGTTCTCGTCTGCCGAGAAGGGCAAACAGGCGCGGtcagggggaggaaggaggctgGGTCTGTTTCTCCCAGCCCCCAACGACCTCCAGAGCAAAGGGGGCGGATGTAGAACCATCACCAGGCTGGAGACCTGCGCTATAAACTCATAGGATCCTTGTGCTTGGCGTGGAGACCTGAAAATCCTTTAGGACGTaacccccaaaacacacacacacacacacacaccccgctccccACTTGCATGGAGCAGGTCTTGCTTCAATCAGGGAACAATCACTAAAGTTAACGCAGAGACCTGACGGGAAGCCACCAGCCAGCCAGGGAGGCAGGCCGGACAATGGCACGGCTTCCTCCTTGATCCCTGCCAGCGCGGCTGCGCCCATCCCCGTGCCGCAGGAGGGAGGCGGCTGCCAGGAACGTTCAGCGCCAGGGGGGTTTTCCCGTCCACTATCAGAGCTGGGTTCCGTGCAGTGGCGCCCCCAGCTGGTGCTTTTGTGGTGGTTTGTCCTGGTCTCTCCCAGCCAGCGGGCGGGGGGTGGGCGTGTGCTCACGGAGGAGTCAGCGGTGCCCCACAAACGGGCCGGCTGGGGCAGGACGCAGAGGAAAGAACCGACAGACCAGGCGCGGCGCTGTCTCCGATGCCACCTCGGGCAGCACCGCTCCCCACACGCCGGGCGCCCAGCTGGGCTCAGGACCGGGCATTGTGTAATGGGATCTGCGGGGCTGTAGTGTAGAAACAACGTGCGCTGCACGGACTAGCCCCCGAGCCGCACCGGGCCTGCGCTTCCACCAGCCAAAGTCCAGTCCCCCAGAGAAAGGAAgtcacagccctgctccctggaAAAGCTTTGCCAggcaccctcgccaacgcccccgtccctgccccctcGCTTGGGGGAATTCATCCCCAGCAGTCAGCGGCAATCAAAAGTCAGACGCCTCctgggggtgggtttggggggggtGTCATCCTGgattttacccccccccccattcttctttcCACCGGCAAGGATCCACTTTGTCCGGAGACGAGCCCTCTCGAGccagcagggtggggtgggggggaagggggatggcaccCGAACCTGTCTTTATCCACAGGGATGAGGCGGAGACGTTTCCGGCTCCCTGATCCCATCGCCAGGAGGGGGTGAGACCCTTTCCCAGCCAGACACTCCCCCCCAAAGGGACTGTCCCCCTCCTTTGGGAGGCTGCTCACGGGGCAGAGCCCTCCCACCGCCCGGCCCGGGGGGCTAGTTGGCTTTGTAGAGGTCCTTGCGGTGCCGCACCTCCTTCAGCACCCGCGCCCGGAAGCTGTCCCAGTCCTCGCCTCTCAgccgctgcagccccagggcccggTGCAGCTCCCAGCAGTGGGTCCGCAGGAACGGGTTGTATTCCTTCTCCTCGCCGATGGTGGAGGGGCACTGGGGCGGGGAGAGACGGGGCCAGGTCAGCACACGCAGAGCCGCAGCCCGTTGAGACCACCGAGCCCAGCATGAAAGAGGCAACGCACCCTGCATGTTCTAATCTGCGCTGAGCCCAGCCTGTCTGCATCCCAAATCCACAACTTCGCCAGCTCCTTTTACTAGAGACTGGCTCCTACAAACCAGTTTTGAAGCTATTTTCCTTTACTATCCGGATTGTGGGAACccccagcaccccattgtgccaggcgccgTAGAAACCCAAGAGATTACGGAAatgcggctgcctctggggtggggtatgGCAGCCATATATAGCGGCAGCATGCTCCAGCAGGATTAGGATGGGAAGCCAAGACAGACCCCAAGTCCAGATGAAACCCTGCGAGGGGAATTTAGGAAGGTGGAATGGAATTACTCAGATACCTAGTGCAGAGACTAGGTCAAGGGTCAAGACACATtaatggggtgcagggagggtgttTAGGGGTGCCGAGGGAGTGGACACTGCTGTGGCCTGTGCCCCACGGGTTATGGCTATCCAGCAAGCTGCAGCTGGATGGGGTGCAGGTTGCGGGTGGGGGGGCCTTtggggaaatgaggcagggaCCCAGATTGGGGGCAAAGGGACCTGGCCCCTGCTTGCCAAGCGTAACCCTTCGAATGCTGGATTTTCCAGGCGACCAGCTGCAAGGTGACAGATTAATACACTGCATCATACAGCTGACCCCAGCCAGCCAATCTCCTGGCCTTGGCCCAGCACCCGATGCCCTCTGGGTCCCTGCGGGGCGGGTGTGAATTCAAACCTGCctgcgcctccctccccccactgccaggctAGGAAGCAGCTGGATCCGAGCCGCAGGGAAACCGGCACTACTTCCGGCCAGGTGTTTCCCAGCCCCCGGCGTAGGGAGAGAGAGCGGGGGGAAGAGCCAGGAAAGAGGAACTGGGCCCCGCGCGAGTGGCACCTGCCCCGGATGCCAAGGCCCGGGAGCACTCCCCCACCGACACTCACCGTGCTCCTCTTCTCCAGCCGCTGCTGATTCGCCCactgcagcttctgctccagcACGGGGTTCTCCAGCTCCAGCAGGCTGGCAAACGTCAGGCAGTCCAGGGCATACTCGTGTCCTTGGGGAGCAGAGAGGGCAGTgaccaggggaggggggctggcacGGGCGGGGGCTCCGGTGAAGGGCACAGACTGGCGAGCCAAGCACCCGGTAGGGAGCCAGgccgcctgggttctattcccatctgTGCCGGCCCCTCTCCGTGCTTCTGCCCTATGGGAACATCACCTGCTGCCCCCTAGGGTGGCTGGGAGGGGCAGGCAAGGGGCCGGCAGATCCTCAGACACAAGGGGCTAGAGACGGGTGAGGTCCAGGGAGCCAAGGAAACCAGATCTCTGGACAGAGCAGGGAGATGAGACTGCGGCAGCGTCTGCAGCGATGCCCCTCAATCTAAggtccctctaagctgcgtggccgtgcaggggctcagggctgtggcgggAAGAGGCGTCGCTCCCTGCCGGCTCCAGGACGGACTtgccgcggccgggggagaggagCTGCACCCTTGGCTCGGCCCAGGCCTGCCGGAGCTGCCGTCCCCacggagaggcgcctctcccctggccccgagCTGTGtggcgagagagggctggggggagtcctctctccccactgcagcctgggggtagcctgcaccccaaaccattCATTCCAAACACGGATGTAAAAAGCAAGAGGGACAGTGCCCGCGGTCCcacccagcagctcccctcccgGGTCTGCCCCTAACCTGCCCATGGGCTGCGGACGAATACAGCTCACGGGCGAGACCCCGGCCTTGCTTTGCCTCCATGTCGGCACAGGCCCAGGAGCGGGGATTCCTTCCCCTCCTTGCAGATCTAGGTCAGCGACCCCCAGCGGGGCTGAGGCCCCCCTGACTCGTGGCACTGAACTCCAGGCTGCGCCCCTACCCCTGCAGCTGGGCCCCTGTGGAGATCGGGGGATTTCCCCAGCCTCTGCTggccccctttccctgccccacaaACCCCACCCTCGAGCTTGCTGCCTGGCAGGGGGCGCTCACCTGGCCAGAGCAGCGTGTCCTCTGCTAGGTCCGCAGCGGTGTCCAGCGAGGCCAGCATGGTTTCCGGCGTCCCCTCGAATATCCGCCCTGCAAGACCATGCGGGGAGCATGTTACGGGGGAGGGGATCGCGGTCCCCACCCTATGGGCTCCGGCCTCTCTGGGTCGCTGGGACAGCAGGCCGAGGGccaaccccctcctcccaggagGAGCCGTTTCGctcgcccctcccccaaatggGGTGTTTACAACCCATGCCCCATGGCGGGGTCTTGCAGCCCGCACCCACCACCATGCCAGCAGTGCCCAAaccgccccacccccctcacacCTTGCTCCGCAAAGCGTCTGTGAGCGGCCTTAGCCCCcagaggattcatagattctaggactggaagagacctcaagaggtcatcgagtccagtcccctgcccgcatggcaggaccaaatactgtctagaccatccctgatagacatttatctaacctactcttaaatatctccagagatggagattccacaaccttccaaAAAatttaatggagatgtcctatctcctagaaagggaagggaccttgaaaggtcattgagttcagccccctgccttcactagcaggaccaagtactgattttgccccagatccctaagtggccccctcaaggattgaactcacaaccctgggtttagcaggccaatgctcaaaccactgagctagccctccccccgaGGGATAATGGACTCACTACTGCTGCTGCGGAGGGGGTGTGCCCCATCGAGAtccaggggcagagagaggagccGCTGGAGCTGGAGGACCTGAGTTCTGCCCCCGATGCTGCCAACCGGGCGCAGACCCCACTATccccagagttggggtggggcagagggaggtcgGGGGAAGGAACCAAAGACCAACCGAGGGCCGGTTAGTGGGGCTGTTAGCCCCTGACAAAAGCaatgccccagcccctcctttcccccaacactaaaatgcagccccctctggggaGGAACAGGGCAGCTTAGGGAAGCCCGAGCTCGTGCCAGCTGCATCTCGTTCATCCTGAAGAGTGAagggagggaacaggggggggCCAACCCCACCAATGAGCTGTGCCTCCCCCCCGCGGGGCAGATACTAGAGACAGAACCAAAGAAGCCCAGCTCACCGCAGcctgagaggaagaggaggtcTCCAGAAAAGAGGCAGGCCGGCCCCTCGAAGGGCTTCCCGTCCAGCAGGTAGACCATGTGCCCCACGGTGTGCCCCGGGGTGAAGAGAGCCTTGAAGCGCAGCTGTCCCACGGTGACAGTCTCCTTATCTGAGAGGGGGCTGCGCGGGGGGCAGGACAGGCTGTTAGGGCCCTGGGAGGATACTCCGCCATCAGATAGATTGCCCCGGATCTGGAGCCAGGCGGCCCCCGCTGATCCCCTGACTGGGGCGTGGATTCAGGCGGTGtgtcccagcccccggcccgcccTGCGGACAGGCATCAGCCGCGAAAGCTGGGCCAGCAGTGACCATCCATGCACTGGCCACAGATTGGCCCAGATGTGACATGAGTTTGGCAGggctcagcccagctcccagggGACGCGTGCCCCCATCACCATCACGAGGAGGAGACGCAGGAGAGAAGGTGGCGACGGAGCAGGGCTATGGAGACCCTGCTGCCCGCTCGccctagagggcaggggaggcctgggtccccctccagTCCCCCGCTTACTTGGTGAGCTCAGGGATGGCATCACAAGCACTGCCGTACACCCTGCAGGAGCCGTAACGCCGTCTCAGCGCCATGTTCCCCCCGCTGTGATCCCTGCAGGAGAGAGACTGTCAGCTCCCCCGCTGGGCGACCCTCCCCCAGccgagccccccaccctccccgctgTGATCCCTGCAGGAGAGAGACTGTCAGCTCCCCCGCTGGGCGACTCTCCCCCAGccgagccccccaccctccccactgtAATCCCTGCAGGAGAGAGACTGTCAGCTCCCCCGCTGGGCGACGCTCCCCCAGccgagccccccaccctccccgctgTGATCCCTGCAGGAGAGAGACTGTCAGCTCCCCCGCTGGGCACCCCTCCCCGAGccgagccccccaccctccccactgtGATCCCTGCAGGAGAGAGACTGTCAGCTCCCCCGCTGGGCGATCCTCTCCCAGccgagccccccaccctccccgctgTGATCCCTGCAAGAGAGAGACTGTCACCTCCCCCGCTGGGCACCCCTCCCCGAGccgagccccccaccctccccactgtGATCCCTGCAGGAGAGAGACTGTCAGCTCCCCCGCCAGGGACCCCTCCCCAAgccgagccccccaccccctggctgtGATCCCTGCAGGAGAGAGACTGTCAGCTCCCCCGCTGGGCGACCCTCCCCCAgccgagccccccagcccctggctgtgATCCCTGCAGGAGAGAGACTGTCAGCTCCCCCGCTGGGCGACCCTCCCCCAgccgagccccccagcccctggctgtgATCCCTGCAGGAGAGAGACTGTCAGCTCCCCCGCTGGGCGACCCTCCCCCAGccgagccccccaccctccccgctgTGATCCCTGCAGGAGAGAGACTGTCAGCTCCCCCGCCAGGGACCCCTCCCCAAGCCGAGCCCCCCACTGTGATCCCTGCATGAGAGAGACTGTGAGCTCCCCCGCCAAGGACATtgactccaccccccagcccagagccccctcctgcaccccaaacccctcatttttggccccaccccagagccctcacccccaccccctcgaGTGAGTGAGGGCGGGAAGAGCGAGCGAGcgagggggtggagtgagggggCGGGCCTTGGATgatgggcg of Chrysemys picta bellii isolate R12L10 chromosome 11, ASM1138683v2, whole genome shotgun sequence contains these proteins:
- the LOC101944759 gene encoding probable hydrolase PNKD isoform X3, whose translation is MENRLKSVHGGAGRRARVTGERRGPGPGFVVLMLQRGKKVAQSCGEEGSGRGYSLYARTKLGYLFYKRQMKKARERYPHGHSIPQPVMFNGVKILPIPVLSNNYSYLVIDTHSSAAAAIDPSDPLAVQAAIEQEGVTLEAILCTHKHWDHSGGNMALRRRYGSCRVYGSACDAIPELTNPLSDKETVTVGQLRFKALFTPGHTVGHMVYLLDGKPFEGPACLFSGDLLFLSGCGRIFEGTPETMLASLDTAADLAEDTLLWPGHEYALDCLTFASLLELENPVLEQKLQWANQQRLEKRSTCPSTIGEEKEYNPFLRTHCWELHRALGLQRLRGEDWDSFRARVLKEVRHRKDLYKAN
- the LOC101944759 gene encoding probable hydrolase PNKD isoform X5; the protein is MATDSVWPAVTSHRTTLPKPALLLLRYSLYARTKLGYLFYKRQMKKARERYPHGHSIPQPVMFNGVKILPIPVLSNNYSYLVIDTHSSAAAAIDPSDPLAVQAAIEQEGVTLEAILCTHKHWDHSGGNMALRRRYGSCRVYGSACDAIPELTNPLSDKETVTVGQLRFKALFTPGHTVGHMVYLLDGKPFEGPACLFSGDLLFLSGCGRIFEGTPETMLASLDTAADLAEDTLLWPGHEYALDCLTFASLLELENPVLEQKLQWANQQRLEKRSTCPSTIGEEKEYNPFLRTHCWELHRALGLQRLRGEDWDSFRARVLKEVRHRKDLYKAN
- the LOC101944759 gene encoding probable hydrolase PNKD isoform X4, with translation MQSGCDRGSQADGLGLRRSQGAGSAGGQSRASQSAERQGYSLYARTKLGYLFYKRQMKKARERYPHGHSIPQPVMFNGVKILPIPVLSNNYSYLVIDTHSSAAAAIDPSDPLAVQAAIEQEGVTLEAILCTHKHWDHSGGNMALRRRYGSCRVYGSACDAIPELTNPLSDKETVTVGQLRFKALFTPGHTVGHMVYLLDGKPFEGPACLFSGDLLFLSGCGRIFEGTPETMLASLDTAADLAEDTLLWPGHEYALDCLTFASLLELENPVLEQKLQWANQQRLEKRSTCPSTIGEEKEYNPFLRTHCWELHRALGLQRLRGEDWDSFRARVLKEVRHRKDLYKAN
- the LOC101944759 gene encoding probable hydrolase PNKD isoform X1; amino-acid sequence: MEEFCVACRSLGLTERIALFLRHREKESSLQSVSSSVFGQCFGDVNDWANAKRYVLNSSELDGLVIEVFRNFTRSQRYSLYARTKLGYLFYKRQMKKARERYPHGHSIPQPVMFNGVKILPIPVLSNNYSYLVIDTHSSAAAAIDPSDPLAVQAAIEQEGVTLEAILCTHKHWDHSGGNMALRRRYGSCRVYGSACDAIPELTNPLSDKETVTVGQLRFKALFTPGHTVGHMVYLLDGKPFEGPACLFSGDLLFLSGCGRIFEGTPETMLASLDTAADLAEDTLLWPGHEYALDCLTFASLLELENPVLEQKLQWANQQRLEKRSTCPSTIGEEKEYNPFLRTHCWELHRALGLQRLRGEDWDSFRARVLKEVRHRKDLYKAN
- the LOC101944759 gene encoding probable hydrolase PNKD isoform X2, which translates into the protein MARSGCLSRLQVLAAALAACCGLGAASLARCRPARRLRHYLAKLLMALAGPLVFRIGYSLYARTKLGYLFYKRQMKKARERYPHGHSIPQPVMFNGVKILPIPVLSNNYSYLVIDTHSSAAAAIDPSDPLAVQAAIEQEGVTLEAILCTHKHWDHSGGNMALRRRYGSCRVYGSACDAIPELTNPLSDKETVTVGQLRFKALFTPGHTVGHMVYLLDGKPFEGPACLFSGDLLFLSGCGRIFEGTPETMLASLDTAADLAEDTLLWPGHEYALDCLTFASLLELENPVLEQKLQWANQQRLEKRSTCPSTIGEEKEYNPFLRTHCWELHRALGLQRLRGEDWDSFRARVLKEVRHRKDLYKAN